One Neosynechococcus sphagnicola sy1 DNA window includes the following coding sequences:
- the lysS gene encoding lysine--tRNA ligase, with product MSEQRPPSEVQSTLDEIRATRLAKVAQLQQLGWNPYAYRWQSTHHAAQLQEKFAELAPGESVDLPVAIAGRILARRVFGKLAFFTLQDETGVIQLYLEKQKIQEGMAAMHPQSFDLLKQLTDVGDILGVNGTIKRTEKGELSVYVDDYTILTKSLLPLPDKWHGLTDVAKRYRQRYVDLIVNPKTRETFRRRALITAAMRRYLETQGFIEIETPVLQSEAGGAEARPFITYHNTLDMPLYLRIATELHLKRLIVGGFEKVFELGRIFRNEGVSTRHNPEFTSVEVYQAYADYNDMMALTEALITTVTQEVLGTLQITYQEQTIDLTPPWRRVTMHEVVQAATGVDFRQFDTVTAAQTAAAQAGIAGVADCESIGHILNTAFEQTVEQTLIQPTFIIDYPVEISPLAKPHRSQPGLVERFELFVVGRETANSFSELTDPVEQRQRLEAQAAKKAAGDLEAHSVDEDFLTALEHGMPPTGGLGIGIDRLVMLLTDAASIRDAIAFPLLKPEKEE from the coding sequence ATGTCTGAGCAACGCCCCCCTTCTGAAGTTCAAAGTACCCTGGACGAAATTCGCGCCACCCGACTGGCAAAAGTGGCTCAACTGCAACAGCTGGGCTGGAACCCCTATGCCTATCGCTGGCAGTCTACCCACCATGCCGCCCAACTCCAGGAAAAATTTGCGGAGTTAGCCCCTGGCGAGAGTGTGGATCTGCCCGTGGCGATCGCCGGTCGCATCTTAGCCCGTCGCGTCTTTGGCAAACTGGCGTTCTTCACCTTACAGGATGAAACTGGGGTGATTCAGCTCTACCTAGAGAAGCAGAAGATCCAGGAGGGGATGGCAGCCATGCACCCCCAGTCCTTTGATCTGCTTAAGCAACTCACCGATGTTGGGGATATTCTTGGCGTTAACGGCACGATCAAGCGCACCGAAAAGGGCGAACTGTCAGTCTACGTTGATGACTACACGATTCTTACCAAGTCCCTGTTGCCCCTCCCCGATAAATGGCATGGCTTAACGGATGTTGCCAAGCGCTATCGCCAGCGCTATGTGGATTTAATTGTGAACCCCAAGACACGGGAAACCTTCCGGCGGCGAGCCTTAATTACCGCAGCCATGCGTCGGTATCTGGAAACCCAGGGCTTTATTGAAATTGAAACCCCGGTTCTGCAATCCGAGGCTGGGGGAGCGGAAGCCCGACCCTTTATTACCTACCACAACACCCTGGACATGCCGCTGTATCTGCGGATTGCCACGGAACTACACCTGAAGCGGCTGATTGTGGGTGGGTTTGAAAAGGTCTTTGAGTTGGGACGCATCTTCCGCAATGAAGGGGTGTCCACTCGACACAACCCAGAGTTTACCTCCGTGGAAGTCTATCAAGCCTATGCGGACTACAACGACATGATGGCCTTGACGGAAGCGCTCATTACCACCGTCACCCAAGAAGTGCTGGGAACGCTGCAAATCACCTATCAAGAACAGACGATTGACCTCACCCCTCCTTGGCGTAGGGTCACCATGCATGAAGTGGTGCAGGCGGCTACGGGTGTTGACTTCCGTCAATTCGACACCGTGACAGCGGCACAGACGGCGGCGGCGCAGGCCGGTATTGCAGGGGTCGCAGACTGCGAGTCCATTGGACATATCCTCAACACAGCCTTTGAGCAAACCGTCGAACAGACACTGATTCAGCCCACTTTCATCATTGACTATCCCGTTGAGATCTCACCCCTGGCAAAACCCCACCGTAGTCAACCGGGTTTAGTGGAACGGTTTGAATTATTTGTTGTGGGACGGGAGACAGCCAATAGTTTCTCGGAACTAACAGACCCGGTTGAACAACGCCAGCGGCTGGAAGCCCAAGCTGCTAAAAAAGCTGCGGGGGATCTGGAAGCCCACAGCGTCGATGAAGACTTTCTGACGGCGCTAGAACATGGAATGCCACCCACCGGGGGACTGGGCATTGGCATTGACCGCCTGGTGATGTTGCTAACCGATGCCGCCAGTATTCGGGATGCGATCGCCTTCCCACTGCTAAAGCCAGAGAAGGAGGAGTGA
- a CDS encoding glyoxalase-like domain protein, translating to MSSILALFPDLPLDGLFSTQGIMVMLLGAYAVAMWMFLTSAPKVHTMMVSDLEVAQQFYEGLLNLPLAEVPLHYYYNYEQTLGTTGLDPLYAGMGRPAARGVGSSAGLWYQLKKNTQLHIISGASLGEKDRQRHVCFDRDCLEQVLLRIQTRGIRHKIRREKPLNFLVKDIDQRVIEMAEVSN from the coding sequence GTGAGTTCTATCCTTGCTCTCTTTCCAGATCTTCCCCTAGACGGCCTCTTCTCAACCCAGGGCATCATGGTGATGCTACTGGGAGCCTATGCCGTCGCCATGTGGATGTTTCTCACCAGTGCCCCGAAAGTTCACACCATGATGGTGTCTGACTTAGAGGTCGCCCAACAGTTCTATGAAGGGCTGTTGAATCTTCCCTTGGCTGAAGTACCGCTCCACTACTACTACAACTATGAGCAGACCCTTGGCACCACGGGGCTAGACCCCCTCTATGCTGGCATGGGACGTCCGGCAGCCCGGGGCGTCGGTAGCTCGGCAGGACTCTGGTATCAGCTGAAAAAGAATACCCAGCTTCATATTATCTCTGGCGCTAGCTTGGGCGAGAAGGATCGTCAACGCCATGTCTGCTTCGATCGCGACTGTTTGGAGCAGGTACTGCTGCGGATTCAGACCCGTGGCATTCGCCATAAAATTCGCCGGGAGAAACCCTTGAACTTTCTGGTGAAAGATATTGATCAGCGGGTGATAGAAATGGCTGAGGTTTCCAACTAG